A genomic region of Candidatus Baltobacteraceae bacterium contains the following coding sequences:
- the fliN gene encoding flagellar motor switch protein FliN has protein sequence MSEMKQLADSMLVAASTVLGRLVEQPAAPTGSARNDHEGSIRTDGDELITLAEIPSIGAKVVVRFPTADMQAVVGIMLGGAEGLGEMGPMQLSIASETVSQIAVAMAEALAKDLKVSPDGIHAELCTDATALPPPPFESYEATIGVGSDLTPHVSIDFAAITMSKMGDVPAAETAAPVSAAVESVAATPPPAPAPDRKKAPAGPPPNAQNVAFTPMQPTPVRAAHPGHANLDLVHDVPLQISAVLGKSVMPLREVVSLQSGTVFELDKLSAEPIDLYVNNILIARGEVVVVDDKYAVKISELNPHAG, from the coding sequence ATGTCCGAGATGAAACAACTCGCCGATTCGATGCTGGTTGCCGCGAGTACGGTGCTCGGCCGTCTGGTCGAGCAGCCCGCGGCACCGACCGGATCGGCGCGCAACGATCACGAGGGATCGATTCGTACCGACGGCGACGAGCTCATCACGCTCGCCGAGATTCCATCGATCGGCGCTAAGGTCGTCGTCCGCTTTCCGACCGCCGACATGCAGGCCGTCGTCGGCATCATGCTCGGCGGAGCCGAAGGCCTCGGCGAAATGGGGCCGATGCAGCTCTCTATCGCGTCGGAGACGGTATCGCAGATTGCCGTCGCCATGGCCGAAGCGCTCGCCAAAGATCTGAAGGTTTCCCCCGACGGTATTCACGCCGAACTGTGCACCGATGCGACGGCGCTGCCGCCGCCGCCGTTCGAGTCGTACGAAGCGACCATCGGCGTCGGCAGCGATCTCACGCCGCACGTCAGCATCGATTTCGCGGCGATCACGATGTCGAAAATGGGCGACGTTCCCGCAGCCGAAACGGCGGCACCGGTTTCCGCCGCCGTGGAGTCCGTCGCCGCAACCCCGCCGCCTGCACCTGCGCCGGACCGGAAGAAGGCTCCGGCCGGACCGCCTCCCAACGCGCAAAACGTTGCGTTTACGCCGATGCAGCCGACGCCGGTTCGGGCCGCCCATCCCGGCCACGCCAATCTGGATCTCGTGCACGACGTGCCGCTGCAGATCAGCGCGGTACTCGGCAAGTCCGTGATGCCGCTGCGCGAAGTGGTTTCGCTGCAGTCCGGTACCGTCTTCGAGCTCGACAAGCTCTCCGCCGAACCGATCGACCTGTACGTCAACAACATTCTCATCGCGCGCGGTGAGGTCGTCGTGGTCGACGACAAATACGCGGTCAAGATTAGCGAACTAAACCCGCACGCCGGATGA